The segment CAGCCTCACTCATTTCACCATTGCTAGCGGCAATGACACCCCCGGCCGTGATCCGACGGACTGGGCGATTCAAGGATCCAATGACGGGATCACTTACAGCGATATTTACGTCGGTACGCTCACTCCTTGGACGGCTCGCAACCAGGTGGTCAAGTTCACCCTGCCTGCTGCGTCCAAGCCTTACTACTTCATCCGTTATATCGCCTACGACACGCCAGCGAACTTGCATCAAATCAATGAAATCGAATACTTCGGCACCGTCGCTGCCGCGGTACTTCCCGCTGAGTTCGGTCAGGCAGTCAATGGTTTCCAGGATGACTTCACCGGCGCTACGCGAGATCCGGACTGGAAGGCCTTTGGACCGGCTGGAGACCGCTACGAACAGGCTGCCGGAATCCTTTACGTGAGCACCAGCATAGGCGATCCGAACCACCTGTTGTACACGAAGCCTGGATACAGCAACGACGTGCATGAGGTGCTCGCACGGATTCGAGTCGCGGCCTTTCAGGACAACCACGATTATCCGCGAGGCGGTATTGCCGCTGGCGTGGGGACCAACAGCCAAGGCTTGAACCTGCACTTCCGTAGCAGCACTCAAGACAACGTGCCCGGGCGCCAATTCAAGTTCCTGGATGACCTGCGTGCGTGGGGGCCCGCTGGACTGAGGACCAACGTGCCGCCTCAAACCACGCCCGGCTGGTCGAACAACACCTGGTACTGGCTGCGCATGCGCCTGGATCCTATGGCCGACAAGACCAATTCGCTGTTTGGGAAAGTGTGGGTGGCGGATGGAGTCACGCCTGAGCCTGCGAATTGGCAGTTGACATGGCGTGATTCAGCGATTCCGAAACCGCTCCGGAGAGGCTTCGCTGGCATTACTGGTTCGAGCGTCGATGGAAGCGGCAACGGCTTGGGACACCTTGAAGTGGATTACGTCCTGATCAAAGCGGCTGGGTTGCCGCAGATCAAGGTGGCCTTCGCGCCGACGGGACCGGCGTTAACCGTGCCGATGTTCACGGGAATCGGCAGATTGCCGAACAACAGGCTGCAGATCGGATGGGTTGGAGCCGGGACGCTCGAACAGGCCGATTCTGTGACCGGACCGTGGACCACGGTACCTGCTGCGTCGGCTGTAGGGATAATCACCCCCAGTGGCGTTGCGAGGTTCTATCGGCTGCGGCCATGAGATCCTAGGGAAATTATCGGTTCACAAAGAGACCGGAGGCAACTCCGGTCTTTTTTTTGTCCTTTGGAAGAGCCTGGGTCACTGGCGGAGCTTGTCCTCGGAAATTGGGATCAAACGATCCACATCCAACCCCTCGACGACATTGGTACCACCGCCGACCCAACGAATCTCGATGCGATCGATCCGGGTTCTTTGACCCAAGCCGAAATGCGGATACGTCCCATAATGGCTTTGGTACCCTCGGCCGCTATGAACTTCGGCAACAAGCGTCAGGTCGCCAGCCACCATCTTGATGCGCGCGCCGACGCCATCCCGGTTGCTGCGCGTTCCATGCGGCCGGATTTGAACCCAGTGGTTTCGACTTGGGCTGTTGTTCCGAAGAATAGTGGGTTCCCGTCGTGAGTTGAGGATGACGACGTCAATCCGCCCGTCATTGTCGAGATCGTCAAAGGCAGCGCCGCGGCTGCTGCGTTTTAGGGCCAAACCGTTCCCGGAGCGAGCGGAGATGTCAACGAACTTCCCCTGGCCGGTGTTCTGCAGCAGAATGCTTCGGGCCTCGTAGCTGGTGGTGTCATCCCAGTGTTGGATGTTGTCCTGGAGATGCCCGCACGCGATCAAAAGGTCGCGGTGACCGTTGTTATCCAAATCCACCATGCCGATCCCCCAAGTCACCTGATTGTAAGTGCCAGTTCCGGCCCCTGTCCTGTGAGTGACGTCCGAAAATAGTCCTCCACCTTCGTTGCGGTAGAGGATAGCCCACTGCTTCTGGTAGGAAGTCATATAGAAATCAAGTTTGCCGTCATTGTCGTAATCCCCACATTCCACTCCCATGGTGCCGAGACCAACTCCGTTAGCGTCGTAAGCCAGCCCCGTGAAAAGACCGACTTCCTCGAAATGACCCTTGCCGTCGTTCCGCCACACAAAATTGCCCATGCCATCGTTGCCAACAATGATGTCGGTGTCGCCATCATCGTCGTAGTCGGCGCAGACGACTCCCATGCCCGTGCCCGCGTGTGCCGCAATGCCAGATTCGCGGCTGATGTCGGTGAACGTGCCGTCTCCGTTGCTGCGGAAGAGCGTGGCCGGAACCGGTCCGTAAATCATGGGGCCCGCGTAAGCGGGGTGGCCATTGATACTGCGCGCCTGATGCTTTGCTATCGTGAAGTCGCAATAATCCGCCACGTAGAGATCCAAATCGCCATCTCCGTCGATGTCCAAAAAACACGCGCCTGCGCCAACCTTGTAGCCGTTTGCAACCCCGGCGGCAGCCGTGACATCGGTGAATGTTCCATCTCCATTGTTCCGGTAAAGAATGTTCGGTCCGAAATTGTTCAAGTAGATATCCGGATCGCCGTCGTTGTCATAATCGCCGACGCATACTCCCAAATGGTAACTGGTATCGGCGAGCCCCGCCGCCATCGTCACATCCGTGAACCTCCACCCTCCGTCGTTGCGGTAAAAGGCATTTCGCGGTGGTGGTGTGGTGGGTGGCGAGCCCGGCAGGGGCGCTCCGTTCAGAATAAGTATGTCGATCTTGCCATCACCGTTATAGTCGAAAGTCGCCAAGCCAGACGCGACACTCTCCACGATGTAGCGGCGCCCCGAACTCCCATCGGTATGAACGAATTTGATTCCGCTCTGTAGTGTCACGTCCTCGAGTTGGATCGGCGACGGGGTTTCCGCCGCACGGAGCAGAGGGGCGAACAAAAGAAACACGAGCAAGTTGAGACGAAGCCGTAAGTAGGCAGTTGGTATAGGGGAGCACACGCGCCCTCGCGTGTTTCGACCGGCGCCTCGCCGGTCGAAACGAGAGCGTCGATCAATCACTGAACGGTGACCTGTTCGGGTGCGCCCATGTGGTCGGCGAGGGCGCCGACCACTGCACGGGAGGGCGCGTGCGCTCCCCGCCTCATCTGAGAAGTTACGGCTAACGCTGTTGTTCATGGCAGTTGAGCTGGCGCAGGCGGGGTCTCGAGGCCGCGACCTTCCACGAGGGTGATCAGACGGTCCACGCCAATGTTGCGGACCGTATCCACGCCGCCGCCAATCCACTTCACACGGATTTGCTCAATTGCGCCGCGCTGGCCCAGGCCAAAATGCAGCCGTTTTCCAAAGTCACTCTGGTAACTGCGTCCGCTGTGGACTTCGTCAATCTGGCTCAGGTCGCCGGCCGTGACCGTCACCCGAGCGCCGATGCCATCGCGGTTGGATTTCGTGCCGCGGAGTTGGATCTGAATCCAGTGATTGGTTTTGCTGGAGTCGTTTCTGAGGATAGTTGGTTCGCGCCGCGAATTCAGGATAACCACGTCAAGATCGCCATCATTATCGAGGTCATCGAACGCCGCCCCGCGACTGCTGAGCTTGGGGAGTAAACCATCGCCGCAAAGCTCCGATACATTCACGAACCTTCCTTGAGCCGTGTTCCGCAGAACGATATTTCGGGCGTTGTAACTGGTCGTACTGTCGAACTGCTCCACATTATCAATCAGATGGCCGCAGGCGATGAAGAGATCCCGATGGCCATCATTGTCCAAGTCGATCATACCGATGCCCCATTTGACGTGCGGATAGGTGCCGGCGGCCGCCCCGGTCTGCCGGGCAACGTCATCGAAATAAGCCCCCTTGCGATTCTCGTACAGGGTCGCCAGTTGGCGCTGGTACGGCGTGATATAAACATCCAGCCAGCCGTCATTGTTCCAATCGGCGCATTCCACACCCATCGAGCCTTGGACATTTCCAAAGGAATCGTAGGCCAATCCCAAAGCGGCGCCGACCTCCTTGAACTTCCCGGTGCCGTCATTCTGCAGGACAAAATTGGGACGCAAGTCGTTTCCCACGATGACATCCGTATCCCCGTCATTGTCAATGTCGGCAGCAATCACTCCCATCCCGGCCCCCAGCAGTGAAGCGATGCCGGAACCCATACTGACGTCGGTGAAAGTCCCATCGCCATTGTTGCGAAAGAGCACATTGCTAGTTGCCGGGTAATGCAAGGGGCCGACGTACGCAGGAAAGCCGTTCATGTGGGAGATTCTGTGGTTCTCAAAAGTAAAGCCCACGTAGTTGGCCACGAACAAGTCCAGATCCCCGTCACCATCCATATCCAGAAAGCAGGCTCCGGCGCCAACGCGGTTTCCTACCGCCACACCGACCTCTCGCGTCACGTCAGTAAAGGTCCCGTTGCCGTTGTTCCGATAGAGAGTGTTCGGCCCAAAATTGTTCAAGTAGATATCTGAGTAACCATCGTTGTTATAGTCGCCGACGCACACCCCCAGATGATAATTGGTATCGACCAAGCCGGACGCCCGCGTCACATCCGCGAACTTCCATCCGCCCTCGTTCCGGTAAAGGGCATTTCGCGGCGGGGTCCGCATGGCGGGCGAGCCTGGCAAAGGCGCTCCATTCAGGAAAAGAATGTCGATCCTCCCATCATTGTCATAATCGAAAGTTGCCAACCCCGAGGCAACCGTTTCAACGATGTAGCGCCGCCCAGAACTGCCATCGGTATGAATAAAGTGGATGCCGGTTTGCTGGCTGGCGTCTCTGAGTTGGATCGGGCTGCTCGACTCGGCGGCGGTGAGACGGGAGATGAACAGCAATCCCGGAATTGACCAGCTCGCCAATAAGCAACTGGGATACGCGGTGTGGCGCGCCACGCTCATCCTACGGGGTCGATTGGAGCTGCTGGAAGAGTTGCTGGTACGTTGTTTCGTCAGGGCTCAGGGCCAGAGCCTTCTTCACGGCTTCCAGGGCGCCAGGTCGGTCGTTGTTTCTCCAGCAGGCCACCGCCAGGATATAGTAATTGGAGCCGCTCGGCTCAAATTCGATGGCCTTCCGAGCCAGCGACTGCGCCTCGACCGTCTTGCGATTGGCGCGCAAATAAAGTTCAGCCAAGGCACGATAGCCCTCGCTCCAATCGGGGGTCAGTTCCTTGACCTTCTGATAGGACCTTTCCGCCGCATCGAACTCTTCAAGCCGGCCCTGAAGCCGGCCCAAGAAAAAATGATTCAAGCTGTTTCGAGGCTGCTCAATCACAAGTTGGTGGAAAACCTCTGCCCCTGCGGCAAGTTCGTTGCGCTTCACGTAAAACGCCTCCAGGGCGGCCCGGTACATGGGATTGTCAGGGTCGAGGACTGCTGACCTGCGAAAAAGGCCG is part of the Verrucomicrobiota bacterium genome and harbors:
- a CDS encoding CRTAC1 family protein, whose amino-acid sequence is MSVARHTAYPSCLLASWSIPGLLFISRLTAAESSSPIQLRDASQQTGIHFIHTDGSSGRRYIVETVASGLATFDYDNDGRIDILFLNGAPLPGSPAMRTPPRNALYRNEGGWKFADVTRASGLVDTNYHLGVCVGDYNNDGYSDIYLNNFGPNTLYRNNGNGTFTDVTREVGVAVGNRVGAGACFLDMDGDGDLDLFVANYVGFTFENHRISHMNGFPAYVGPLHYPATSNVLFRNNGDGTFTDVSMGSGIASLLGAGMGVIAADIDNDGDTDVIVGNDLRPNFVLQNDGTGKFKEVGAALGLAYDSFGNVQGSMGVECADWNNDGWLDVYITPYQRQLATLYENRKGAYFDDVARQTGAAAGTYPHVKWGIGMIDLDNDGHRDLFIACGHLIDNVEQFDSTTSYNARNIVLRNTAQGRFVNVSELCGDGLLPKLSSRGAAFDDLDNDGDLDVVILNSRREPTILRNDSSKTNHWIQIQLRGTKSNRDGIGARVTVTAGDLSQIDEVHSGRSYQSDFGKRLHFGLGQRGAIEQIRVKWIGGGVDTVRNIGVDRLITLVEGRGLETPPAPAQLP
- a CDS encoding CRTAC1 family protein encodes the protein MNNSVSRNFSDEAGSARALPCSGRRPRRPHGRTRTGHRSVIDRRSRFDRRGAGRNTRGRVCSPIPTAYLRLRLNLLVFLLFAPLLRAAETPSPIQLEDVTLQSGIKFVHTDGSSGRRYIVESVASGLATFDYNGDGKIDILILNGAPLPGSPPTTPPPRNAFYRNDGGWRFTDVTMAAGLADTSYHLGVCVGDYDNDGDPDIYLNNFGPNILYRNNGDGTFTDVTAAAGVANGYKVGAGACFLDIDGDGDLDLYVADYCDFTIAKHQARSINGHPAYAGPMIYGPVPATLFRSNGDGTFTDISRESGIAAHAGTGMGVVCADYDDDGDTDIIVGNDGMGNFVWRNDGKGHFEEVGLFTGLAYDANGVGLGTMGVECGDYDNDGKLDFYMTSYQKQWAILYRNEGGGLFSDVTHRTGAGTGTYNQVTWGIGMVDLDNNGHRDLLIACGHLQDNIQHWDDTTSYEARSILLQNTGQGKFVDISARSGNGLALKRSSRGAAFDDLDNDGRIDVVILNSRREPTILRNNSPSRNHWVQIRPHGTRSNRDGVGARIKMVAGDLTLVAEVHSGRGYQSHYGTYPHFGLGQRTRIDRIEIRWVGGGTNVVEGLDVDRLIPISEDKLRQ